The window AGATAAACAGAAAGGAAGAGAATAGCAGTGGCAGGAGGGAATTGACTTTTGCCTTGCTAGCTACTGCTGCTGCAAGTTCGTTTGCAAGAATTGCCATGGCAGAGGAAGAGCCGAAGCGCGGTACACCAGAGGCAAAGAAGTATGCCCCAATTTGTGTTACAAAGCCCACAGCTAGAATATGCCGCAAGTAAGAATTTTCATGTGCCAATGTATGCAGAACTTGGCTGtacaaataaataataagagtAACTATTTTGCTATTGCTTCAATCATGTAAATGTGAAATTTCCAATTCCAAGGTTCACAGTCATGACCAGAAAAGTGCATGGCAATCTGTACATGTGAAAGTAGCAAATAGAATCGAACACCACCACTTTATTtagtctttttctttcttatgaaAGGTGCTATGATGTCAAAATCTGTAGAAAATAGCTCAATCTGGTGTATTGTGTTACAAAGAGCTATTCATTACGT is drawn from Nicotiana tabacum cultivar K326 chromosome 9, ASM71507v2, whole genome shotgun sequence and contains these coding sequences:
- the LOC107787201 gene encoding photosystem II 5 kDa protein, chloroplastic-like, whose amino-acid sequence is MSSLPSSSSFLGNSATTISNPPPTTTQGKMVMVKAFKIEKIEINRKEENSSGRRELTFALLATAAASSFARIAMAEEEPKRGTPEAKKYAPICVTKPTARICRK